From the genome of Glycine max cultivar Williams 82 chromosome 2, Glycine_max_v4.0, whole genome shotgun sequence, one region includes:
- the LOC100775231 gene encoding F-box protein At4g35930 has protein sequence MGKVSPKEKGWKVKVRSSGKNKYLRPGALAQLRCSKPSSGSSGGGASKCCCTDLGKKRVAFFHTRKSGCGCGGGGGGGSAHGYYGEKNTRVFYKSPLMLSPVNLVKHNGGFFGTPKTPRLDDSLSESSKLESLPMDLLVKILCHLHHDQLRAVFHVSQRIRKAVIMARQFHFNNTTPDRSRQEMLSTTTPCPTEHWPFLCKGDGKGIRIPSPHTPKAPRHGLRPSSRLKISEMQQVTAVLFPESTFPSHCLVPSVIPKPLCKSLASNRVLFYEDELCQAVAQNKLR, from the exons ATGGGGAAGGTGTCGCCGAAAGAGAAAGGTTGGAAGGTTAAGGTTCGGAGCTCCGGGAAGAACAAGTACCTCAGGCCCGGAGCCCTGGCTCAGCTTCGGTGCTCCAAGCCTTCTTCAGGTTCGAGTGGTGGTGGAGCTAGTAAGTGTTGCTGCACCGATCTCGGAAAAAAGAGAGTGGCGTTTTTTCACACCAGAAAgagtggttgtggttgtggtggcggtggtggtggtggttctGCGCATGGGTATTATGGGGAGAAGAATACTAGGGTTTTCTATAAGAGTCCTTTGATGTTGTCGCCGGTGAATTTGGTGAAACACAACGGTGGTTTCTTTGGGACCCCCAAAACCCCTCGCCTCGACGATTCGCTATCGGAATCGTCGAAGCTTGAGTCTCTCCCCATGGATTTGTTG GTTAAAATACTATGCCACCTGCACCATGACCAACTGAGGGCTGTCTTCCATGTTTCTCAAAGAATTAGAAAAGCT GTTATAATGGCAAGACAGTTTCACTTCAATAATACTACTCCAGATCGCTCTCGGCAAGAGATGTTAAGTACAACGACTCCTTGCCCTACTGAGCATTGGCCTTTTTTGTG CAAGGGTGATGGGAAGGGAATTAGGATTCCTAGCCCACACACACCTAAAGCACCTAGACATGGGCTTCGACCTTCTTCTCGCCTAAAAATTTCTGAGATGCAGCAGGTTACAGCTGTTCTTTTCCCAGAGTCAACATTCCCTTCTCACTGCTTGGTGCCATCAGTTATACCAAAGCCCCTATGCAAATCTTTGGCTTCGAATAGAGTTCTCTTCTATGAAGATGAACTATGCCAGGCAGTTGCTCAGAATAAACTTCGCTGA
- the LOC102668883 gene encoding GDSL esterase/lipase EXL3: MDLLCQKLLSQWLLVILWCSIIATIFQHVSVVSLPNNETVPAVIVFGDSIVDTGNNDYITTLVKCNFQPYGRDFGGGNQPTGRFSNGLVPSDIIAAKFGVKKFLPPYLDPNLQLQDLLTGVSFASGGAGFDPLTAELVNVMSLSDQLDMFREYTRKINEAVGRNRTAMIVSKSIYIVCVGSDDIANTYSQLPFRSAEYDIPSYTDLMASEASNFLQKLYGLGARRIGVFGLPVIGCVPSQRTLGGSLNRACLDSSNQAAMLFNSKLSTQMVVLGKKFSDSRLVYLDSYNGLLNMLQNPAKYGFEVTDRGCCGTGNIEVSLLCNRYSIDTCSNSSNYIFWDSYHPTQKAYNVLSSLVLDNKIKDFF; the protein is encoded by the exons ATGGATTTACTCTGTCAAAAGCTCCTTTCTCAATGGCTTTTAGTCATTCTCTGGTGTTCTATCATAGCCACCATCTTTCAACATGTTTCTGTTGTGAGCCTACCAAACAATGAAACAGTGCCAGCAGTGATTGTATTTGGGGACTCTATAGTAGATACAGGAAACAACGACTATATCACCACacttgtcaaatgcaatttccaACCATATGGTAGAGATTTTGGTGGAGGAAATCAACCAACTGGAAGGTTCAGCAATGGCTTAGTTCCATCAGACATAATTG CTGCAAAATTTGGAGTCAAGAAATTTTTACCTCCTTATCTTGACCCAAATTTGCAACTTCAAGATCTCCTCACTGGTGTAAGCTTTGCCTCGGGTGGTGCCGGATTTGATCCTCTAACAGCTGAATTAGTG AATGTGATGTCATTGTCAGATCAATTGGACATGTTCAGGGAGTACACAAGGAAGATAAATGAAGCGGTTGGAAGAAACAGAACGGCAATGATAGTGTCTAAGAGCATATACATAGTGTGCGTAGGAAGTGATGACATTGCCAACACTTATTCTCAATTACCATTTAGGAGTGCTGAGTATGATATTCCTTCGTACACTGACTTAATGGCTTCAGAAGCCTCAAACTTCTTGCAG AAACTTTATGGCCTAGGAGCTAGAAGGATTGGAGTATTTGGTTTACCAGTCATAGGGTGTGTGCCTTCACAAAGAACACTTGGTGGAAGCTTGAATAGAGCCTGCTTAGATTCTTCTAACCAAGCAGCAATGCTCTTCAACTCGAAGCTCTCCACCCAAATGGTTGTGCTAGGAAAAAAGTTTTCAGACTCTAGGCTTGTTTATCTTGATTCTTACAACGGATTGCTTAACATGCTTCAAAATCCTGCTAAATATG GTTTTGAAGTGACAGATAGAGGGTGCTGTGGCACGGGGAATATAGAAGTGAGCCTTTTGTGCAACCGTTACAGCATAGACACATGCTCTAACTCCTCTAACTACATATTCTGGGACAGTTATCATCCCACACAGAAGGCTTACAATGTCCTTAGTTCTTTAGTGCTTGATAACAAAATTAAGGACTTCTTCTGA